The Osmerus eperlanus chromosome 22, fOsmEpe2.1, whole genome shotgun sequence genome window below encodes:
- the c22h19orf67 gene encoding UPF0575 protein C19orf67 homolog isoform X3, with protein sequence MHSRCDHVQNEGFSCAVPTFLRTCQPYFSYLESTARSSLPERTPLPICIRSQLLDFSQQLCTRLEQLVLTYASYNFLSLVESEPDSISHFYIGYCQIDRVKLSIFRYCRPTPYLAGIHTGLYKRMRWNVVKPCKGKEGERGEAEGERDIGKTDGDSERETASVKESAVTTEYYFLCYEDIPKEHTVGRSEGEEEPVATGDLVRMWSIGYWIPTHPDPDDIYDWILCSVPQGQYGKLLCLGGEEPSACSATDCLLGVLLSQESVSMERASL encoded by the exons ATGCACAG cAGGTGTGACCATGTGCAGAATGAGGGCTTTTCTTGTGCGGTGCCTACGTTCCTGCGAACCTGTCAGCCATACTTCAGTTACCTGGAGTCCACCGCCCGCAGCTCTCTGCCCGAGCGCACCCCTCTACCCATATGCATACGCTCACAG CTGTTAGACTTCTCTCAGCAGCTGTGTACTCGCCTGGAGCAGTTGGTCCTCACTTATGCCAGTTACAACTTCCTGTCCCTGGTTGAGTCTGAgccagacag CATCTCCCACTTCTACATAGGCTATTGTCAGATAGACAGAGTGAAACTCTCCATATTCCGGTACTGCCGGCCGACCCCCTACCTGGCAGGGATTCATACCGGCCTGTACAAACGCATGCGCTGGAACGTAGTGAAGCCCTgcaaggggaaggagggagagagaggagaggcagaaggagagagagacataggaaaGACAGATGGAGACTCGGAGCGAGAGACCGCATCAGTAAAAGAGTCAGCCGTCACAACAGAGTA CTACTTCCTGTGTTACGAGGACATCCCCAAGGAGCACACAGTGGGAcgcagcgagggagaggaggagcctgTTGCCACTGGCGACTTAGTTAGGATGTGGTCCATTGGCTATTGGATCCCAACCCACCCTGACCCAGATGATATCTATGACTG gatCCTGTGCAGTGTTCCTCAGGGCCAGTATGGCAAGCTGCTGTGTCTGGGTGGGGAGGAGCCCTCCGCCTGCAGTGCCACAGACTGCCTGCTGGGGGTGCTGTTGTCGCAGGAGAGCGTCAGTATGGAGAGAGCTTCCCTCTGA
- the c22h19orf67 gene encoding UPF0575 protein C19orf67 homolog isoform X4 produces MDKNDPKQDVIKEPDKDDSDVLTPSGDMQTDCSAVEIGCDASKQPCQDVNVLNEKLRPIEQQLKYLLNKAEEVQAHLMHSRCDHVQNEGFSCAVPTFLRTCQPYFSYLESTARSSLPERTPLPICIRSQLLDFSQQLCTRLEQLVLTYASYNFLSLVESEPDSYFLCYEDIPKEHTVGRSEGEEEPVATGDLVRMWSIGYWIPTHPDPDDIYDWILCSVPQGQYGKLLCLGGEEPSACSATDCLLGVLLSQESVSMERASL; encoded by the exons ATGGACAAGAACGATCCAAAACAAGATGTTATAAAAG AGCCGGATAAAGACGATAGTGATGTTTTGACGCCCTCTGGTGATATGCAGACGGATTGCAGCGCTGTAGAGATTGGGTGTGACGCTTCCAAACAGCCCTGCCAAGACGTTAACGTTTTGAATGAGAAACTCCGACCTATAGAACAACAACTAAAGTACCTTCTGAACAAGGCTGAAGAGGTTCAGGCGCACTTAATGCACAG cAGGTGTGACCATGTGCAGAATGAGGGCTTTTCTTGTGCGGTGCCTACGTTCCTGCGAACCTGTCAGCCATACTTCAGTTACCTGGAGTCCACCGCCCGCAGCTCTCTGCCCGAGCGCACCCCTCTACCCATATGCATACGCTCACAG CTGTTAGACTTCTCTCAGCAGCTGTGTACTCGCCTGGAGCAGTTGGTCCTCACTTATGCCAGTTACAACTTCCTGTCCCTGGTTGAGTCTGAgccagacag CTACTTCCTGTGTTACGAGGACATCCCCAAGGAGCACACAGTGGGAcgcagcgagggagaggaggagcctgTTGCCACTGGCGACTTAGTTAGGATGTGGTCCATTGGCTATTGGATCCCAACCCACCCTGACCCAGATGATATCTATGACTG gatCCTGTGCAGTGTTCCTCAGGGCCAGTATGGCAAGCTGCTGTGTCTGGGTGGGGAGGAGCCCTCCGCCTGCAGTGCCACAGACTGCCTGCTGGGGGTGCTGTTGTCGCAGGAGAGCGTCAGTATGGAGAGAGCTTCCCTCTGA
- the trappc5 gene encoding trafficking protein particle complex subunit 5 — protein sequence METRFTRGKSAILERSLTRPKTEVSVSAFALLFSEMVQYCQSRVYSVSELQARLADMGQGVGASLLDVLVLREKNGKRETKVLNILLFIKVSVWRSLFGKEADKLEQANDDDKTYYIIEKEPLINAFISVPKENSTLNCAAFTGGIVEAILTHSGFPAKVTVHWHKGTTLMIKFDEAVIARDKALEGR from the exons GGAAGTCGGCTATTTTGGAGCGATCACTCACGCGTCCTAAAACGGAGGTCAGCGTGAGTGCATTTGCTTTGCTCTTCTCCGAGATGGTACAGTACTGTCAGAGTCGAGTGTACTCCGTGTCCGAGCTTCAGGCTCGCCTGGCGGACATGGGTCAGGGCGTCGGTGCCAGCCTTCTGGATGTGCTTGTGCTGAGAGAGAAGAATGGTAAAAGAGAGACAAAAGTACTGAACATCCTGCTTTTCATTAAG gtgtctgtgtggaggtccCTGTTCGGGAAGGAGGCAGACAAGCTGGAGCAGGCCAACGATGATGACAAGACCTACTACATCATTGAGAAAGAGCCCCTCATCAATGCCTTCATCTCGGTACCCAAGGAGAACAGCACCCTCAACTGTGCAGCCTTCACTGGGGGCATCGTGGAAGCCATCCTCACCCACAGTGGCTTCCCTGCCAAGGTGACCGTACACTGGCACAAGGGCACCACTCTCATGATCAAGTTTGACGAGGCTGTCATCGCCAGAGACAAAGCTCTGGAGGGCAGATaa
- the c22h19orf67 gene encoding UPF0575 protein C19orf67 homolog isoform X2, which produces MDKNDPKQDVIKEPDKDDSDVLTPSGDMQTDCSAVEIGCDASKQPCQDVNVLNEKLRPIEQQLKYLLNKAEEVQAHLMHRCDHVQNEGFSCAVPTFLRTCQPYFSYLESTARSSLPERTPLPICIRSQLLDFSQQLCTRLEQLVLTYASYNFLSLVESEPDSISHFYIGYCQIDRVKLSIFRYCRPTPYLAGIHTGLYKRMRWNVVKPCKGKEGERGEAEGERDIGKTDGDSERETASVKESAVTTEYYFLCYEDIPKEHTVGRSEGEEEPVATGDLVRMWSIGYWIPTHPDPDDIYDWILCSVPQGQYGKLLCLGGEEPSACSATDCLLGVLLSQESVSMERASL; this is translated from the exons ATGGACAAGAACGATCCAAAACAAGATGTTATAAAAG AGCCGGATAAAGACGATAGTGATGTTTTGACGCCCTCTGGTGATATGCAGACGGATTGCAGCGCTGTAGAGATTGGGTGTGACGCTTCCAAACAGCCCTGCCAAGACGTTAACGTTTTGAATGAGAAACTCCGACCTATAGAACAACAACTAAAGTACCTTCTGAACAAGGCTGAAGAGGTTCAGGCGCACTTAATGCACAG GTGTGACCATGTGCAGAATGAGGGCTTTTCTTGTGCGGTGCCTACGTTCCTGCGAACCTGTCAGCCATACTTCAGTTACCTGGAGTCCACCGCCCGCAGCTCTCTGCCCGAGCGCACCCCTCTACCCATATGCATACGCTCACAG CTGTTAGACTTCTCTCAGCAGCTGTGTACTCGCCTGGAGCAGTTGGTCCTCACTTATGCCAGTTACAACTTCCTGTCCCTGGTTGAGTCTGAgccagacag CATCTCCCACTTCTACATAGGCTATTGTCAGATAGACAGAGTGAAACTCTCCATATTCCGGTACTGCCGGCCGACCCCCTACCTGGCAGGGATTCATACCGGCCTGTACAAACGCATGCGCTGGAACGTAGTGAAGCCCTgcaaggggaaggagggagagagaggagaggcagaaggagagagagacataggaaaGACAGATGGAGACTCGGAGCGAGAGACCGCATCAGTAAAAGAGTCAGCCGTCACAACAGAGTA CTACTTCCTGTGTTACGAGGACATCCCCAAGGAGCACACAGTGGGAcgcagcgagggagaggaggagcctgTTGCCACTGGCGACTTAGTTAGGATGTGGTCCATTGGCTATTGGATCCCAACCCACCCTGACCCAGATGATATCTATGACTG gatCCTGTGCAGTGTTCCTCAGGGCCAGTATGGCAAGCTGCTGTGTCTGGGTGGGGAGGAGCCCTCCGCCTGCAGTGCCACAGACTGCCTGCTGGGGGTGCTGTTGTCGCAGGAGAGCGTCAGTATGGAGAGAGCTTCCCTCTGA
- the c22h19orf67 gene encoding UPF0575 protein C19orf67 homolog isoform X1: MDKNDPKQDVIKEPDKDDSDVLTPSGDMQTDCSAVEIGCDASKQPCQDVNVLNEKLRPIEQQLKYLLNKAEEVQAHLMHSRCDHVQNEGFSCAVPTFLRTCQPYFSYLESTARSSLPERTPLPICIRSQLLDFSQQLCTRLEQLVLTYASYNFLSLVESEPDSISHFYIGYCQIDRVKLSIFRYCRPTPYLAGIHTGLYKRMRWNVVKPCKGKEGERGEAEGERDIGKTDGDSERETASVKESAVTTEYYFLCYEDIPKEHTVGRSEGEEEPVATGDLVRMWSIGYWIPTHPDPDDIYDWILCSVPQGQYGKLLCLGGEEPSACSATDCLLGVLLSQESVSMERASL, from the exons ATGGACAAGAACGATCCAAAACAAGATGTTATAAAAG AGCCGGATAAAGACGATAGTGATGTTTTGACGCCCTCTGGTGATATGCAGACGGATTGCAGCGCTGTAGAGATTGGGTGTGACGCTTCCAAACAGCCCTGCCAAGACGTTAACGTTTTGAATGAGAAACTCCGACCTATAGAACAACAACTAAAGTACCTTCTGAACAAGGCTGAAGAGGTTCAGGCGCACTTAATGCACAG cAGGTGTGACCATGTGCAGAATGAGGGCTTTTCTTGTGCGGTGCCTACGTTCCTGCGAACCTGTCAGCCATACTTCAGTTACCTGGAGTCCACCGCCCGCAGCTCTCTGCCCGAGCGCACCCCTCTACCCATATGCATACGCTCACAG CTGTTAGACTTCTCTCAGCAGCTGTGTACTCGCCTGGAGCAGTTGGTCCTCACTTATGCCAGTTACAACTTCCTGTCCCTGGTTGAGTCTGAgccagacag CATCTCCCACTTCTACATAGGCTATTGTCAGATAGACAGAGTGAAACTCTCCATATTCCGGTACTGCCGGCCGACCCCCTACCTGGCAGGGATTCATACCGGCCTGTACAAACGCATGCGCTGGAACGTAGTGAAGCCCTgcaaggggaaggagggagagagaggagaggcagaaggagagagagacataggaaaGACAGATGGAGACTCGGAGCGAGAGACCGCATCAGTAAAAGAGTCAGCCGTCACAACAGAGTA CTACTTCCTGTGTTACGAGGACATCCCCAAGGAGCACACAGTGGGAcgcagcgagggagaggaggagcctgTTGCCACTGGCGACTTAGTTAGGATGTGGTCCATTGGCTATTGGATCCCAACCCACCCTGACCCAGATGATATCTATGACTG gatCCTGTGCAGTGTTCCTCAGGGCCAGTATGGCAAGCTGCTGTGTCTGGGTGGGGAGGAGCCCTCCGCCTGCAGTGCCACAGACTGCCTGCTGGGGGTGCTGTTGTCGCAGGAGAGCGTCAGTATGGAGAGAGCTTCCCTCTGA
- the mcoln1a gene encoding mucolipin-1a, which translates to MASSTVINDVSGEKERLFSSVAHYGSNDSGGEHSHGNPRLPTTTGSWVGADQEVEEALRRKLKYFFMSPCDKFHAKGRKPFKLGLQLLKIIIVTVQLVLFGLSNQMVVTFKEENTMTFKHLFLKDFDEASDDTFSVYTRRDVYDHIFYAIDQYLVLPETTVGRYAYVYGVGYNGSALSLCQQYYKRGSIDPANDTFNIDPRVVTDCIGVTPLAAPPIPLTSDYKNFTLKFHKLINVTIEFQLKAINIQTIINNEIPDCYTFFITIVLDNKAHSGKVKISLGNQASIKECKDPSVSGHAENYTRLTFDVAVAVVCVLSLLLCGRSILRGVILQHEYVMFFKDSLSRPVSWSDRMEFINGWYILLIVSDVLTITGSFIKIGIESKNLSSYDLCGILLGTSTLLVWVGVIRYLSFFQKYNILIVTLRAAFPNVIRFCCCVAVIYLGYCFCGWIVLGPYHVKFRSLSMVSECLFSLINGDDMFVTFAGLQESSTLVWVFSQVYLYTFISLFIYMVLSLFIALITGAYETIKHQVQEPVHITDLHAFIAECTDTPCSGKFRGLETSPCSFFCCCDRTTTYEDTLLGVASCG; encoded by the exons ATGGCTTCCTCAACCGTGATCAACGATGTCTCAGGAG agaaggagaggctgtTCTCCTCTGTAGCTCACTACGGCTCCAACGACAGCGGGGGTGAACACAGCCATGGCAACCCCCGGTTACCCACGACAACGGGGAGCTGGGTGGGCGCCgaccaggaagtggaggaggcacTCCGCAGGAAGCTGAAGTACTTCTTCATGAGCCCCTGCGACAAGTTCCACGCCAAGGGGCGCAAGCCCTTCAAACTGGGCCTGCAGCTTCTCAAGATCATCATCGTCACTGTTCAG CTGGTGCTGTTTGGCCTCAGTAACCAGATGGTGGTGACCTTCAAAGAGGAGAACACCATGACCTTCAAACACCTCTTCCTGAAGGACTTCGACGAGGCCTCGGACGACACGTTCTCCGTCTACACCCGGCGCGACGTCTACGACCACATATTCTACGCCATCGACCAG taCTTGGTGTTACCGGAGACCACCGTGGGGCGCTACGCGTACGTGTACGGCGTGGGCTACAACGGAAgcgccctctccctctgccagcAGTACTACAAGAGGGGCAGCATCGACCCGGCCAACGACACCTTCAACATAGACCCTCGCGTCGTCACGG ACTGCATAGGTGTGACTCCCCTAGCTGCCCCTCCAATACCTTTAACCAGCGATTACAAGAACTTTACCCTCAAGTTCCACAA gcTCATCAACGTGACGATAGAGTTCCAGCTGAAAGCCATCAACATTCAAACCATCATCAACAACGAGATTCCCGACTGTTACACCTTCTTCATAACG ATCGTGTTGGACAACAAAGCCCACAGCGGCAAAGTGAAGATCAGTCTCGGCAACCAGGCGTCGATAAAGGAGTGTAAAGACCCCAGTGTGTCCGGACATG CGGAGAACTACACGCGGCTGACGTTTGACGTGGCGGtggcggtggtgtgtgtgctgtctctgctgctgtgcgGACGCTCCATCCTGAGAGGCGTCATCCTGCAGCAC gAGTACGTCATGTTCTTCAAGGACAGTCTGAGCCGCCCGGTGAGCTGGTCAGACAGGATGGAGTTCATCAATGGCTGGTACATCCTCCTGATCGTCAGCGACGTCCTCACCATCACCGGCAGCTTCATCAAGATCGGCATCGAGTCCAAG AACTTGTCCTCGTATGACCTGTGTGGTATCCTGCTGGGAACCTCCACCTTACTGGTGTGGGTTGGAGTCATTCGCTACCTCAGCTTCTTCCAGAAGTACAAT attcTGATCGTCACCCTCCGGGCTGCGTTCCCCAACGTGATCCGTTTCTGCTGCTGCGTGGCCGTCATCTACCTGGGCTACTGCTTCTGCGGCTGGATCGTGCTGGGGCCCTACCACGTCAAG ttcCGCTCCCTCTCCATGGTGTCGGAGTGTCTGTTCTCGCTCATCAACGGGGACGACATGTTCGTGACGTTCGCCGGCCTGCAGGAGAGCAGCACGCTGGTGTGGGTGTTCAGCCAGGTGTACCTGTACACCTtcatctccctcttcatctACATGGTGCTGTCGCTCTTCATCGCGCTCATCACCGGCGCCTACGAGACCATCAAG caccaagtCCAGGAGCCCGTCCACATCACGGACCTGCACGCCTTCATCGCCGAGTGCACCGACACCCCCTGCTCGGGGAAGTTCCGGGGGCTAGAGACCTCGCCCTGCTCCTTCTTCTGCTGCTGCGACAG AACCACAACATACGAGGACACCCTCCTGGGAGTCGCCTCCTGTGGCTGA
- the prr36a gene encoding protein piccolo, which yields MKPDGVAMATMEPTEALGAEPSQPVTSVLVMEEEEVPQEGSPPTQPEEQARGATAPPAAKEGNGKAAETKDKPKGTTKARPGTGGTAGAKTTSQTRPSTRPGTAQSRVMNGVKPSTNDLTKKTAPDKKRTTTTTSTGASSATAAKKPVGGATAAASSVRTQTKVTDRKHVGVPRTNSAATAATNGTKTTTGNGTLSKRPTTGPVNGTRPKTTAPRPTSAPKPSTSVAKPDRTTVPKATRPATQPPTSRPGVSTATSRPPGTSTTARPPAHRLGATAPPAGRTTVAQSSKPTTAKKDVTRPPAKKPVASATTKPDAPKPTTAPRSDTVSKHPTPSKTADLKTARPQATRKAPPTARPPATRQPLGRTPPASPITKPAAGSTAQAIKRTSKPTQSVVPFSITKKPHGTTATVAVAAAVVAVVSATSTEPEVAAQAEAEEVSPDVPSAPVPALITVSPPSPSPVEVTPPGYHDTPAEDLSSPPHSPIMSTASLQQDPILAAVPLSPEQEPRPFLAGPTPAVASLVESTKSEEPALLMPEVLETSSPVSLEASAPQGDGIFKANLNEDDEDEDDEEEEREGSQQVSVSDMSGTQPTEESRPGSAGPAGGSAWRGGGALLSELDSEDVSCSQQGASELSAPGVLEGTESMDDLGDASLKGAIVDMEGASAGSPDFEKVPDIPTNDFEEDEDEDEDDDDRVCDMEVGSERAEDPRRVRHDEEEEDEDVEMASEGVTESGLESYGNADEDDFAEDERLDNLNRAALLNPAPLLPSAAQWDQPNNPWAQSFQPAQNASAPLLAPASPSVDAWQADSETPTQSPAQAWLELGSAPFVPQKPALHMPSASLPKLSPAQGPDEEHQPGLGPMQTLAPAPISGPFMSQSSTFSGADLAAHSSSETSTPEELRNYNKEGKLHDGQAPAPVLSLQPDPEDQDLGIHLDRGDGEEEEAETLPADEVLGGPATAPISNPSSSSTSEDEASDTEGEAQLDEPLEDGGIVNAAFEAKPAAAQRCLSALEEGEEAIGEEWGSDTPHSANSAASYGFETTTTASSSNAHSTGESCAKSPGIFSLEELPEEDKAPSLIGEPTSPRQPSSGEPLVDLLPLGGEGGGSHPDEHHYMLCGRQGAELGEFGDLGGSLDPSLSLGSRHPEPGPDAQPPYYSAICEKTENSLAGLNALPHKHRRDPAAPKSHCDVVTPPRLTCADLPPRIPCRQASPQLRRLEQHQQQLLEMQQRREQHSKPKEGVEERQMKQQEEEEEGRRREGEELRQREELDKQRRELQLQLQQQQQELKQRQQIMQWQQELEQQTQQQPAAAGQKGQSAVLLSPSSGLCTIYEALENSEEEDQEEDEEDDHVVKELSMEENSDLTPTLKDGDGQQERASFNEEGEDTDPSVTSSCQTTPPPDSPPQVEPRHSSHGTESPEGESPPPPESPERPPPLDLDWGKKVDIVQQLINQTLLLAGDGCSSLLLLPGGGGGTLSPLESSLWPNLLPPLTPPSATITSVSSFSPEAPGSSPQGEWTVVELETHH from the exons ATGAAGCCGGATGGGGTTGCCATGGCTACCATGGAGCCCACAGAAGCACTAGGAGCTGAACCCTCCCAGCCGGTAACGTCCGttttggtgatggaggaggaggaggtgccgcAAGAAGGCTCCCCCCCAACGCAACCCGAGGAGCAGGCCCGAGGCGCCACAGCGCCCCCCGCCGCCAAGGAGGGCAATGGCAAGGCAGCAGAGACCAAAGACAAGCCCAAAGGTACAACCAAGGCCCGGCCCGGCACGGGTGGCACCGCCGGCGCCAAGACCACGAGCCAGACGAGACCCAGCACTCGCCCGGGCACCGCTCAGAGCCGTGTGATGAACGGAGTCAAGCCCTCAACCAACGACCTGACCAAGAAAACCGCACCGGACAAGAAGAGAACTACAACTACCACAAGTACTGGAGCGTCATCGGCCACCGCAGCTAAAAAGCCAGTGGGCGGAGCCACAGCTGCTGCTTCCTCGGTCAGGACCCAGACCAAGGTGACTGACAGGAAGCATGTGGGAGTGCCCCGGACCAACTCTGCTGCTACCGCAGCAACCAACGGTACCAAGACAACCACAGGGAATGGTACTCTAAGCAAGAGACCAACGACTGGACCAGTTAACGGGACCAGACCTAAAACTACAG cTCCCAGGCCGACATCTGCCCCGAAGCCCAGCACTTCCGTAGCCAAACCAGACAGGACGACGGTTCCCAAGGCAACCAG acctgccacCCAGCCACCTACATCTCGCCCGGGCGTCTCCACGGCCACATCCAGGCCACCAGGCACCTCCACCACGGCCAGGCCTCCTGCCCATAGACTAGGTGCCACAGCCCCCCCTGCTGGCAGGACCACAGTAGCACAGTCATCCAAACCCACCACTGCTAAGAAAG ATGTTACCAGACCACCAGCTAAAAAGCCTGTGGCGTCGGCCACTACCAAACCAGATGCCCCTAAACCGACCACTGCCCCCAGATCAGACACAGTCTCCAAGCACCCCACTCCCTCCAAGACTGCCGACCTCAAAACAGCCAGGCCCCAAGCCACACGGAAAGCACCCCCTACCGCCCGGCCACCTGCCACCCGACAGCCCCTGGGCCGGACCCCACCTGCTTCTCCCATTACCAAGCCGGCCGCCGGCAGCACCGCTCAGGCGATCAAACGCACCTCCAAGCCCACCCAGTCTGTCGTGCCGTTCTCGATCACCAAGAAGCCTCATGGCACAACAGCGACAGTGGCCGTTGCGGCGGCCGTTGTGGCCGTTGTCTCTGCAACTTCCACGGAGCCCGAGGTGGCAGCACAGGCAGAAGCGGAGGAAGTATCACCGGATGTCCCATCAGCCCCTGTCCCAGCTCTGATCAccgtgtctcctccctctccttcccccgtgGAGGTCACTCCACCCGGGTACCACGACACCCCAGCAGAAgatctttcctcccctccacacagcccCATCATGTCAACAGCCAGTCTGCAGCAGGATCCAATACTTGCTGCTGTCCCCCTCAGTCCAGAACAGGAACCAAGACCTTTCCTAGCAGGACCTACCCCAGCTGTGGCCTCACTTGTAGAGTCAACAAAGTCAGAGGAGCCTGCACTGCTAATGCCCGAGGTGTTAGAAACCTCCTCACCGGTATCTCTCGAGGCTTCTGCCCCTCAAGGGGACGGTATCTTCAAGGCCAACCTcaatgaggatgatgaggatgaggatgatgaagaggaggagagggaaggcagcCAGCAGGTGTCTGTGTCAGACATGAGCGGTACCCAGCCCACAGAGGAATCCCGGCCCGGTTCGGCAGGGCCCGCGGGAGGGTCGGCGTGGCGAGGGGGCGGCGCTCTCCTATCGGAGCTTGACTCCGAGGACGTGAGCTGCAGCCAACAGGGGGCGTCCGAGTTGAGCGCTCCAGGGGTCTTGGAGGGCACGGAAAGCATGGACGACCTGGGAGACGCTAGCCTGAAGGGGGCCATCGTGGACATGGAAGGTGCCTCAGCTGGCTCCCCCGACTTCGAGAAGGTGCCGGACATCCCCACGAACGAttttgaggaggatgaggacgaaGACGAGGACGATGACGATCGAGTGTGTGATATGGAGGTTGGGTCAGAGAGAGCGGAGGACCCGAGGAGGGTGAGgcatgatgaggaggaggaggatgaagatgtgGAAATGGCCAGCGAGGGCGTGACTGAGAGCGGGCTGGAGAGCTACGGGAACGCTGACGAAGATGACTTTGCTGAAGATGAGCGGTTGGACAACCTCAATCGTGCTGCCCTGCTTaaccctgcccccctgctgccctcggCCGCGCAATGGGACCAACCAAAcaatccctgggcccagtcatTCCAGCCAGCCCAGAATGCCTCAGCACCTCTGTTAGCCCCCGCCAGCCCTTCAGTAGACGCCTGGCAGGCGGACTCTGAAACCCCAACCCAGTCTCCCGCCCAAGCCTGGCTAGAGCTGGGCTCAGCCCCCTTTGTTCCCCAAAAACCAGCTCTCCACATGCCTTCAGCTAGCTTGCCGAAACTTAGTCCTGCTCAAGGCCCGGATGAGGAGCACCAGCCTGGCCTGGGCCCCATGCAGACCCTGGCCCCCGCACCCATCTCTGGCCCGTTCATGTCCCAGTCCAGCACCTTCAGCGGTGCCGACCTGGCTGCCCATagcagcagtgagaccagcacgCCAGAGGAGCTGCGAAACTACAACAAGGAGGGTAAGCTCCATGATGGGCAGGCCCCTGCTCCGGTGCTGTCCCTCCAGCCTGACCCAGAGGACCAGGACTTGGGCATCCACCTGGAccgaggggatggggaggaagaggaggcagagacccTTCCCGCAGACGAGGTGCTGGGCGGTCCTGCTACGGCCCCCATCTCGAACCCCTCGTCCTCATCCACCAGTGAGGACGAGGCCAGTGACACGGAAGGCGAGGCCCAGCTGGATGAGCCTCTGGAGGACGGCGGTATCGTCAACGCGGCTTTCGAAGCCAAGCCTGCCGCCGCCCAGCGCTGCCTGTCTGCtctggaggaaggagaagaagcgATCGGCGAGGAGTGGGGCAGCGACACACCGCATTCAGCCAACTCGGCTGCATCCTACGGCTTCGAAACGACAACCACGGCGTCCAGCTCCAACGCCCACTCCACGGGCGAGAGCTGCGCCAAGAGCCCAGGCATCTTCTCCCTGGAGGAGCTGCCAGAGGAAGACAAGGCTCCATCCCTCATCGGGGAGCCGACCTCCCCACGGCAGCCCTCCTCGGGTGAGCCCCTCGTAGACCTCCTGCCTCTGggcggagaggggggtggtTCTCACCCTGATGAGCATCACTATATGCTGtgtgggaggcagggagcggaGCTGGGGGAGTTCGGGGACCTGGGGGGGTCCCTggacccctctctgtctctgggctCTCGGCACCCAGAGCCTGGGCCTGATGCTCAGCCGCCCTACTACTCTGCCATCTGTGAAAAGACTGAGAACTCTCTGGCAG GGCTGAACGCGCTACCCCACAAGCACCGCCGTGACCCTGCCGCCCCCAAATCCCACTGTGACGTTGTGACCCCGCCCAGGCTGACCTGCGCAGACCTGCCCCCCAGGATCCCCTGCCGCCAGGCCAGCCCCCAGCTCCGCCGCCTagagcagcaccagcagcagctgctggAGATGCAGCAACGCCGGGAGCAGCATAGCAAGCCGAAGGAAGgcgtggaggagaggcagatgaagcaacaagaggaggaggaggaggggaggaggagggagggggaggagctgagacagagggaggagctggacaagcagaggagggagctccagctgcagctgcagcagcaacagcaggagCTGAAGCAGAGGCAGCAGATCATGCAGTGGCAGCAGGAGTTGGAGCAGCAGACTCAACAacaaccagcagcagcaggccagAAAGGCCAGTCTGCCGTCCTGCTGTCTCCTTCCTCCGGGCTCTGCACCATCTACGAAGCACTGGAGAATAGCGAGGAGGAGGatcaggaggaggatgaagaggacgaCCATGTAGTAAAGGAACTGAGCATGGAAGAGAACAGCGATCTAACGCCAACTCTGAAGGATGGCGACGGCCAACAAGAGAGGGCGTCGTTCAACGAAGAGGGAGAAGACACAGACCCTTCCGTCACCAGCTCCTGTCAAACCACGCCCCCTCCGGACTCCCCCCCTCAGGTGGAGCCCCGGCACTCCTCTCACGGAACGGAGAGCCCCGAGGGCgagtcccctccccctccagagtcCCCGGAGCGGCCCCCTCCCCTGGACCTGGACTGGGGGAAGAAGGTGGACATCGTCCAGCAACTCATCAACCAGACCCTTCTGCTGGCCGGGGACGGCTGCTCTTCCCTGCTCCTTcttccagggggagggggaggcaccCTGAGCCCCCTGGAAAGCAGCCTCTGGCCCAATCTgctgccccccctcacccccccctcggCCACCATCACCTCCGTCAGCAGCTTCTCCCCAGAGGCTCCGGGGAGCTCGCCACAGGGAGAGTGGACGGTGGTGGAGTTGGAGACCCACCACTGA